TGTAAACCGCGCTCGCACTGTAAACAGCGGTAAGGAGGCAGTGGTGGTGGTGAACTTAGCTCGCTTAGAAGCAGTGTTTGCTTCAGGTGATACTGTTTCACCTAAGACACTGGTAGCCAACAAGGTGGTATCAGCAACTTCTAAGAAAGCTCCTCTGGTAAAGATTCTTGGGACTGGTGAAATCACTAAGAAATTAACGATTGAAAATTGTCAGATATCAAAATCAGCCGAGGAAAAGATCGAAAAAGCTGGTGGAAAGATTATAAAATAGGTAATATAAGGGTATGCAAACATTTTTTCGTAAGCTCACTCTAATCTTTACCGAACCAGCAATTCGCAATCGTGTTTTAGTGATTTTAGCCGCTTTGGTTATCTTTAGGCTTTTGGCTTCTATTCCAATTCCGGGCGTTGACCAAAACGTGCTACAACAATTCTTTAACAACAACCAATTTCTTGGTCTTTTGAACATCTTCTCTGGAGGTGGTTTGGCCAACTTGTCGATTGTGATGCTTGGTGTAGGCCCTTTCATTACAGCTTCTATTATCATGCAGCTTATGACAGTGATGTCGCCGAAGATAAAGAGCTTGTATACAGAGGAAGGAGAAGCGGGGCGGGCTAAATTTACACAGTACAGTCGTCTTTTGACATTGCCTCTAGCTATTTTGCAGGGATTTGGTTTTCTAACTCTTTTGCAAAGCCAGGGGGTCATTAGCGGATTGTCCACCTTTGACTTTATAGTCAACGTGATCTTGATTACAGCCGGTTCAATGCTGCTGATGTGGATTGGTGAACTTATCACTGAGTATGGTATTGGGAACGGTGTTTCCATCATCATCTTCGCCGGTATTGTGGCTACTTTGCCGTCTACCGTTAGTCAGTTGTCATTTACTTTTGACCAATCGCAGCTACCGCTTTACATTGGTTTCTCATTGGTGTCATTACTTATCATTTATGCGGTGGTAGTTATGACCGAAGCTGAACGTCCGGTGCCTATCACTTACGCTAAACAAAGCCGTGGGGGTATGACTTATGGAGGTAGCTCTTCATACTTACCACTTCGTCTAAACCAGGCTGGTGTGATTCCAATCATCTTTGCTCTTTCTATCTTGCTTTTCCCGCAAATGGTATTGAATATTCTCACGGCTTTTGATTTGCCGTGGGTGGCTGGAGCAAATGAAACCGTTACTGCTTTGATGAATAATCAATTTGTGTACGGTGGAATTTACTTTATCTTGGTATTTCTGTTTACTTTCTTCTACACAGCTATTACCTTTGACCCAGAGTCTGTAGCGAAGAACCTACAGCGAAATGGTTCGTATGTACCGGGTATTCGTCCGGGAGCACAAACTTCAGAATATCTCGGTAATTTGATCACTAGGCTGACCTTGGTCGGAGCGACTTTCTTGGGCATCGTGGCTATTGTTCCAATCGGAATGCAGATGGCAACCGGTATTGCTGCTTTAGCTATTGGTGGTACAGCCGTCTTGATTGTGGTACAGGTAGTACTTGATCTGATTCGTCGTCTTGATGCTCAGGTATCAATGCGTGAGTATTAGAGTCAGAACTCACACACCTAGCGAACTTCTTCGTTAAAACTATGAAAAACAAAAGGCCGGCCCCTACGGGGCCGGCCTTTTGTTTACAATTCATCATATATATGTTATAAAGTCTATCAGGTTTTGTTTTGATTAACTCCAACTAGGAGCAACTAAAATGGATAAACTATATCCTTTAATTGTGCTTGCGGGGACATTGGCTATATTCTTACCGGGAACCATTTATTATGCTTGTGAAATTATAAAATATATAGCAACACTCAAGGCGGGTAAATAACTTTATTAAAAAGAGTGACCAGAAGACTGTATTGTGATTAGCGATATGGTCTTTTTTGTTTCTAATACTTATCCTTAAAAGAATATCCCAAGGGTACGGCACTGTGAACTGGTTTCCAGGTGTCGGTCTTTAGCCACTGACGATAGGTATCAAATACAGTCAAGGCCACTGTTTGTGGGGAGTGTCGCGAGGTGTCGATGACTAAGTCAAAGTGTTCTGGGTTGTATGGGTCAACACCGTAAAGCTCTCGAAAACGTGAACGCTCAGTCTCCATACGATTCTTTACTTGCTTGGCTACACTATCCAGAGACTCAGCCACCTCACCGCTCTTGGTACGCATATTGTTGCTAACCGCGTCTTTGTAGATACGCACGGTGGCGACTTGGATATCAAGGTCTAGATAAACTTTAAATGATTCTGGTAACCAATAAAAGCCTAAACGTGAATCAATGACAATGTCTTTCTTATTTCTTAGTTTTCGCAGATATTCATCAATTTGCGTATCCAGGTTATGGTCATCGAGGGCTTTGGCATTGTATTCGGCTAGCGTCATCCCTTCGCGGGCCAAGATATTACGCACCATATCACCGGAAGAGTGTCTGGTATAACCTAAGAGTTCTGCTACTTTGTCGGCGGTCGAGGATTTTCCACTGCCTGGCTTGCCGGAAATTGTGATGATATGCTTTCGGTTCATGATGCTTGTAGCATACCATAAATATTGTTGCGAAGAAGGCAAAAAACTGGTACTCTCGGATGGCATGTTAGACAATATAAACGGCCATGTCTTGATTGTAATGGCGCCAACAGGTAGCGGGAAGGGAACTTTAATTAAAGAAGCTCTAAAAACATTTCCAGACTTATACGTTACTATTTCGTGTACGACACGGGCAATGCGTCCAGGTGAGGTTAATGGTAAGGACTACTACTTCATTTCATCGACTGACTTTGACCAAAAGATTGCTGACGGAGAATTTTTGGAATGGGCGACATTTGGTAATAATCGTTATGGTACTCTAAAGAGTGAGATTATACCGCGTTTACAGGATGGTCAGGTGGTGATTGCAGAAATCGATGTTCAGGGAGTTGAGCAGTTACATTCTCTTATAGCAAAAGATCACATCACGACAGTCTTTATTGAAGCGGGTGGATGGGAAAATCTCAAAGCGCGAGCGCTCGCGCGAGCTCAAATGAGTGAAGAGGAGCTACAAGCACGTTACGAACGTTATTTAGTAGAAGTAGCTTCGAAGGATATTGCTGACGTAATTATCGATAATTCAACAAATGATTTTACTCCTGCTAAAGTCGCTTTCTGTGAACTGGTTGAGTCATTGAGAAATCGTGTTTATAACGATTAACAGTTTGTTTGTATTTATTCATATACTAAAAATATGGAACCACTAACCTTAATATTTATCGGTCCGCAAGGTAGCGGCAAAGGAACCCAGATTAGCAAAATAAAATCAGTAATTACCAAGCTTGATCCAAATCGCAAGTTGCTCGATATACAAACCGGTCGATTATTTCGCACTCTTACTGATAAGCAAGATACCTTTGCGCAAAGAAAAATAAAAACCTCACTAAGTGCTGGAGTTTTGCAACCGGATTTCTTAACCTACGTTTTGTGGGGACAGGAAATGCTTCAAGAGTTAGATCCTGATAGCCATTTGCTAATCGATGGTTTTCCACGCACGGTGGCACAGGCAAAGACTTTAGCGGGAGCGTTTGAATTCTTTGAACGCAAAAACATTCACTTGATAAACTTAGATACACCGGAAGATATTGTTAAAGAGAGAATGAAAAGCCGAGCCAGAGCCGATGATACTCCGGAGTCGATTGAAAGTCGTTTGCGCTGGTATCGCGAGCACGTTTTGCCGGTAATTGAATACTACAGAGAAGCGTCTAACGTAACCGTTCATGACATAAAAGGTGATGAAAGTATAGAAGACGTGCACAAACAAGTTATGTTTGCCCTTAAATTAAACTAATTATGATTACCAAAAAAACACCGGAAGAAATTGAAATATTAAAAGAAGCTGGTTCAATATTAGCCAAATGTCTAAAAGAGTTGGCGAAAGAGGCAGTAGCTGGAAACACTACTTTAGATATTGATGATCGGGCGATGGAACTGGTCGAAGAGTACGGGGTAGAGCCGGTACTTTTGGGTTATCATCCTGGTTTTGCTGATCGGGCTTATCCAGCTGCTATTTGTGTATCGGTCAATAATTGTGTTCAACACGGTATTCCCAGCGAGGAGTTAAAGCTAAAGGAGGGTGATGTTGTGAATATTGACATGTCGATTGGTCACAAGGGAATGGTGGTGGACTCTGGTATCACTGTGGGTGTTGGTGAGATTTCTGCGGATGCGCGGAAACTTTTAGACGTCACGAGAGAAGCTTTAGCTCATGGCATAAAGGCAGCTAAGCCCGGCAATCACATCGGAGACATTAGTGCGACTATTCAAGAGTTTGTAGAGAGTCGCGGACTTTCGATAGTAGAGGAGCTGTGTGGACACGGAGTCGGGTACGCTGTCCACGAAGATCCAACTATTCCAAACTTTGGCAAAGCCGGTACTGGTCCCAAGATAGAGGTGGGGCATGTTTATGCGATTGAGCCGATTGTAAATTTCGGAAAGAAGGACGTGTACTTCGATGACGAAGGTGACGGCTACAGTGTCTATACCAAAGACGGCTCTATTTCTGCACACTTCGAGCACACTGTGGCGATTACTGAGAGTGGTCCGGTGATAATGACTAAGGAATAGCTTCAAAACTTAACTTTTGAAAGAGTCGGTGTATACTTTTGGTATGAATACTATCGCTATTGATACTTATAAGATGATAAATAAGCTTACGGCAAAAGGTTTTACCACTGAACAAGCTGAGGGTATTATCGAAACTATTACTGAGAGCGACCATGTAACTAACGGTTCGCTTAAAAGTATGCTCCAAGAGACAGCGCAGGAATTGAAACTAGAGATGAGAAGTCAACGAGTTAATACCATAAAATGGGTGGCCGGTATGCTGCTGGCTCAAGCCGCTTTGGTGGCAACTTTAGAAAGGTTGTTGGATTATACCAAGACCTGAACTGTAAGGGGGTAGTAATTATTTACTGCAAAATTAATTGCCTCGTTTAATCAATGTATTCAATTTCTACTTTTTGTTATAAAAACCGCCCTGTGTTTGGGCGGTTTTTACTGAGTGTCTAAAATTCAAAATATCAATAGACCGTTATCAAAATCTCTAAAGAAATTACAGACTCCAATAATAGCCATTGTCATTACTATCAAATCCAAGGATGAATCTAGGTTATGTCCAGTATAACAACCAGTATTAGCTTGATCGATAAGTAATTGGGCGCCGCCACTGGCGTTTGGTACTTTGATGTGAAATAATTTGCCATACAATCGTATTTCTAGACCGCTTGCTATCGGATCAAATTTACCAACTTTGTTGTTGGCTGCTTCCCAGGATGGTTCTGTCAGTAGACAGCGTCTCTTAAACAGATCTTTTTCTAGTTTCCCGAAAACAATAGTTTTTGCAATGCTATTAAGCAAATTAATCTTAGTGAGAATCGCTGGAGATAATTCTAGATTCAGATCCGGTTTAATATTATAGCTGCTGTAGCCAGAACCAGTAAATGTTTTCAGGAACATCTGCTGCTGGATGCTGTTTAACGCAAATTGGTTTTCTGATCCACCTGCTTGAGTTCTAAATGTTTCCGCAATACTTTGTGTCAGTATTGACAATGCTTCAGCCGCGCGATTGAGTTTCTGAAAATCAGGATAAACTGTTGCTGGAGCATGTGGTCTGTCGGGACCCAGAAAAGGAAGATAGATTGTAAATGAAACCGTATCACCACCAAAAGTCACCTCAACGTCATCGATACGTTTTAAAGTAAGTATCTGTGTTAGATCCGGGTTATTTAGGTCTAATAAAGCATTATACATAGACATGCTGGTAATCAATTTTATTCCTTCTTCCGTCACCTTAAACTTTGTAAATTCTGGACTACCATTAGCATTAGATAATATTGAATATGTCATCGACATCTCCTTTGTAAAAAGGGTTTTATGAAAATTGCTTCTGAGCGCTAGATTACCATAAAATTGTCTGGTGTAAATAAGAAAACCACCCGATGATGCTTGGGCGGTTTTGTGTTGCATTGTAGTCTTTAGGATTTATTTTTTTTCAATGTAAGTCTGTTTTAAAAACTTATCCCAAAATAGACTTAAAGCAACAAGTAAGATTACTTGTTGCAGAGTTGAGGTCAATCCAAAACTGCTGTAGATATTGCCGTTGGCCGATAGTGTATATGG
Above is a genomic segment from Candidatus Nomurabacteria bacterium containing:
- the rplO gene encoding 50S ribosomal protein L15, which encodes MQLHELKPTSVKKTAKRIGRGGKRGKTSGRGMKGQTARAGNSTRPEIREQIKKLPKLRGHGVNRARTVNSGKEAVVVVNLARLEAVFASGDTVSPKTLVANKVVSATSKKAPLVKILGTGEITKKLTIENCQISKSAEEKIEKAGGKIIK
- the secY gene encoding preprotein translocase subunit SecY — translated: MQTFFRKLTLIFTEPAIRNRVLVILAALVIFRLLASIPIPGVDQNVLQQFFNNNQFLGLLNIFSGGGLANLSIVMLGVGPFITASIIMQLMTVMSPKIKSLYTEEGEAGRAKFTQYSRLLTLPLAILQGFGFLTLLQSQGVISGLSTFDFIVNVILITAGSMLLMWIGELITEYGIGNGVSIIIFAGIVATLPSTVSQLSFTFDQSQLPLYIGFSLVSLLIIYAVVVMTEAERPVPITYAKQSRGGMTYGGSSSYLPLRLNQAGVIPIIFALSILLFPQMVLNILTAFDLPWVAGANETVTALMNNQFVYGGIYFILVFLFTFFYTAITFDPESVAKNLQRNGSYVPGIRPGAQTSEYLGNLITRLTLVGATFLGIVAIVPIGMQMATGIAALAIGGTAVLIVVQVVLDLIRRLDAQVSMREY
- a CDS encoding cytidylate kinase family protein; its protein translation is MNRKHIITISGKPGSGKSSTADKVAELLGYTRHSSGDMVRNILAREGMTLAEYNAKALDDHNLDTQIDEYLRKLRNKKDIVIDSRLGFYWLPESFKVYLDLDIQVATVRIYKDAVSNNMRTKSGEVAESLDSVAKQVKNRMETERSRFRELYGVDPYNPEHFDLVIDTSRHSPQTVALTVFDTYRQWLKTDTWKPVHSAVPLGYSFKDKY
- a CDS encoding guanylate kinase; the protein is MLDNINGHVLIVMAPTGSGKGTLIKEALKTFPDLYVTISCTTRAMRPGEVNGKDYYFISSTDFDQKIADGEFLEWATFGNNRYGTLKSEIIPRLQDGQVVIAEIDVQGVEQLHSLIAKDHITTVFIEAGGWENLKARALARAQMSEEELQARYERYLVEVASKDIADVIIDNSTNDFTPAKVAFCELVESLRNRVYND
- a CDS encoding nucleoside monophosphate kinase, with the translated sequence MEPLTLIFIGPQGSGKGTQISKIKSVITKLDPNRKLLDIQTGRLFRTLTDKQDTFAQRKIKTSLSAGVLQPDFLTYVLWGQEMLQELDPDSHLLIDGFPRTVAQAKTLAGAFEFFERKNIHLINLDTPEDIVKERMKSRARADDTPESIESRLRWYREHVLPVIEYYREASNVTVHDIKGDESIEDVHKQVMFALKLN
- the map gene encoding type I methionyl aminopeptidase; protein product: MITKKTPEEIEILKEAGSILAKCLKELAKEAVAGNTTLDIDDRAMELVEEYGVEPVLLGYHPGFADRAYPAAICVSVNNCVQHGIPSEELKLKEGDVVNIDMSIGHKGMVVDSGITVGVGEISADARKLLDVTREALAHGIKAAKPGNHIGDISATIQEFVESRGLSIVEELCGHGVGYAVHEDPTIPNFGKAGTGPKIEVGHVYAIEPIVNFGKKDVYFDDEGDGYSVYTKDGSISAHFEHTVAITESGPVIMTKE